A part of Halictus rubicundus isolate RS-2024b unplaced genomic scaffold, iyHalRubi1_principal scaffold1266, whole genome shotgun sequence genomic DNA contains:
- the LOC143365057 gene encoding uncharacterized protein LOC143365057 — WCIDIALIGKELPWKRSCFNLYTTGEEGIEETQLPNNNWQIGKVLLIGNQPTTQSTPRHSLKQRTLLWKKVQLLFNTISSDILYEAAIAFYTTCEGFLDSISIFFNIAEIMSEQMKTLKRQCASIKAQLTRIKNSLTSSLEISALNVRKSKITELYDNFHSIIIELEALDESGDYQSHIIEFEDSYYACAESLDKLQNSKNAAPSEKSDTRRNNANDNVKGNGILPKIKLPTFDGNLLEWQSFHDSFLSMVHENEDLLYVQKFHYLKHSLHGEIASVIDTLSASKENYLVAWSILVKRCTQPRRIIQAHLKSLFELPSLTHDDPVALRSLITATEKHVNALKAISVPVHSWNEILTYIITSKLDKTTRREWDRSLNDQDLPELDDLLNFLLKFSRDDAVVHLENPHETGRAQLPARASNKVLNQERSSRSGHQSYVSTQEKIVKCQLCSKSHNIQNCERFLSLSINDRFNVAKNAKLCINCLKAGHSCSKCYCGTCKKCQRKHHTLLHRTEDVNNSLASNSCAAPAEQSHTSLTASIPSEVLLSTTRAFILDNQNVQHDCRILLDSGSQVNFITEELANKLKLPKTSIDVPVFGINQVESRIKHTVRTTIASKTSNYKAQIRFYTIPQIACYLPTQQINRSIVNIPKNIQLADPEYHKPSKIDALLGAELFYQLLSVGQIYLFKKSLVLQKTVMGWILSGTIPSNKPALNSIKCHLSTSSIDDQIAKFWELEEYPTEKIASKEEELCESHFREHTSRNSSGRYIVRLPFAPNKSNLGTSYEIALKRFYNLEKRLIQNTALKQEYSKFIQEYRVLGHMTDISKNDCRKDGYYLPHHPVFKQSSLTTKLRVVFDASAITSNGFSLNDVLLVGPTIQDDLFSLLVRFRLHNYVLTADIEKMYRQVLMHQDDAAYQKILWRENINEQIKTFRLDTVTYGTASASFLAIRALQQLVQDEGRPYPLASKSIVNDFYVDDLLTGASTYEEAVKLRDELIKLTSKAKFHLRQWASNETSLLKDLVDKSLKDTHEINSNSIVKTLGVLWNSSTDVITYSTNMNTSNSRITKRTILSSTAQLFDPLGLLGPVIVKAKMIMQDLWKAKLDWDESVPQHIYSDWEDYKQQLSCLSQFKMPRKIIATAASEIQLHGFCDASEKAYGACIYIRSRQADGSTTARLIASKSRVAPLNSTTIPRLELCAAVLLSKLYVNVKRALSIQFNYTRLWTDSTIVLCWINTSSNTLKTFVANRVSKIQAVTQSNDWRHVPSQQNPADAISRGQNPIEFLNNELWIQGPSWLHQSEDAWPLSPMPSAKVPELRTITALTINCNNELFLRFSSFVMLKRVIAYCYRFYNNASKKYIRHGKINVEELNHAHDQIIKTLQHEHFKREIDALNSGKTLDKRSKILNLNPFLDEQGILRVGGRLHHSLLDYNQKHPILLPRTHHVTKLIIREHHIKNYHSGVQSTLNVVRQRYWIIDGKNFTRHIIRKCIRCQRARPSDMNYIMGNLPKNRVQQSRPFEISGVDYCGPLFVKEKKFRNRGKIKVYVCVFVCFATKAAHMELVSDLTTESFIGCLKRFFSRRGKSRHIYSDNATNFVGANNELKNLLDFLKNETFVHRVTQYLTNEGVTWHFSPPRSPHFGGLWEALVKSFKHHLIRTVGDQLFTYEQLNTYIIEIEAILNSRPLTPMSSDPNDTSALTPAHFLIGDSLKSIPEHDLQHVSSNKLSTWQHIQRVKQHFWARWHKEYVNQLSIRSKWRTSSSQQPRIGDLVILKEDNVPPMQWHLGRIIELHPGDDNVIRVVTVKTVSGTYKRSVKR, encoded by the coding sequence TACGAAAGTCTAAAATAACTGAACTTTACGATAACTTTCATAGTATAATTATCGAACTCGAAGCCCTTGACGAATCAGGCGATTACCAAAGCCATATTATCGAATTTGAAGACTCGTATTATGCTTGTGCGGAATCATtggataaattacaaaattctaaaaatgcaGCGCCTTCGGAAAAGTCTGACACAAGGCGAAATAATGCAAACGATAACGTAAAGGGTAATGGAATTTTACCGAAAATTAAATTACCGACATTTGATGGCAATCTTCTCGAATGGCAAAGTTTTCATGACTCTTTTCTATCGATGGTCCATGAAAACGAAGACTTATTATACGtgcaaaaatttcattatttgaaGCACTCCTTGCATGGAGAAATAGCAAGTGTTATCGATACGCTAAGCGCCTCCAAGGAAAATTATTTGGTAGCATGGTCTATATTAGTAAAACGGTGTACTCAACCACGAAGAATCATACAGGCTCATTTAaaatcattatttgaattgcCAAGCCTTACGCATGATGATCCGGTAGCATTACGCTCGTTAATTACCGCAACGGAAAAACATGTAAATGCTCTAAAGGCTATTTCGGTACCAGTTCATAGTTGGAACGAAATACTGACTTACATAATCACTTCAAAATTAGATAAGACGACTCGCCGTGAATGGGATCGCTCTTTGAATGATCAGGATCTTCCGGAGCTTGACGATTTATTAAATTTCCTTTTGAAATTTTCTCGTGACGATGCCGTTGTGCATTTGGAAAACCCACACGAAACAGGTAGGGCACAGCTACCTGCTAGGGCAAGCAATAAAGTCTTAAACCAGGAGCGCAGTTCTAGGTCGGGACATCAATCTTATGTTTCAACGCAAGAAAAAATCGTTAAATGTCAACTTTGCAGCAAATCGCATAACATTCAAAACTGTGAACGCTTTTTAAGTTTATCAATAAACGATCGCTTTAACGTTGCAAAGAACGCCAAATTATGCATTAATTGTTTAAAGGCGGGGCATTCGTGCAGCAAATGTTATTGTGGCACTTGTAAGAAATGTCAGCGCAAACATCATACCCTATTACATCGCACCGAAGATGTTAATAATAGTTTAGCATCTAATTCGTGCGCAGCTCCAGCCGAGCAATCGCATACGTCACTAACTGCTTCTATTCCATCCGAAGTTTTGCTTTCTACGACACGCGCCTTTATACTGGACAATCAAAATGTTCAACATGATTGCAGAATTTTATTAGACTCAGGATCACAAGTAAATTTTATAACCGAGGAATTAGCAAATAAATTAAAGTTACCTAAAACGAGCATTGATGTGCCAGTATTTGGCATAAATCAAGTGGAATCGCGTATTAAACATACCGTACGAACTACTATCGCATCCAAAACGTCTAATTATAAGGCACAAATAAGATTTTACACAATTCCACAAATTGCATGCTATTTGCCTACGCAACAAATCAACCGTTCTATTGTAAATATTCCGAAGAATATTCAGCTAGCTGATCCGGAATATCATAAACCATCGAAAATAGATGCATTATTAGGCGCtgaattattttatcaattgcTGTCTGTTggtcaaatttatttattcaaaaaatCGCTTGTTTTACAAAAAACTGTTATGGGGTGGATTTTGTCTGGAACAATTCCTTCCAACAAGCCCGCTTTGAATTCGATAAAATGCCATTTATCTACTTCATCTATAGATGACCAAATCGCGAAATTCTGGGAACTTGAGGAGTATCCTACAGAAAAAATTGCTTCTAAAGAGGAAGAATTATGTGAATCTCATTTCCGAGAACATACAAGTCGCAATTCTTCAGGACGTTACATCGTACGTTTACCGTTTGCACCAAACAAATCGAACCTAGGAACTTCTTATGAAATAGCCTTGAAGAGATTTTACAATTTAGAAAAACGTCTGATTCAAAATACTGCTTTAAAGCAAGAGTATTCAAAGTTCATACAGGAATATCGAGTCTTAGGCCATATGACTGATATTTCCAAAAATGATTGCAGGAAAGACGGTTATTATTTGCCTCACCACCCTGTATTCAAACAATCTAGTCTAACTACAAAACTTAGGGTAGTTTTTGACGCTTCTGCCATCACTTCGAATGGGTTCTCTTTAAATGATGTTTTATTAGTAGGGCCTACAATACAGGATGATCTATTCTCTCTTCTAGTACGCTTTCGTTTACATAATTATGTCTTGACCGCTGATATTGAGAAAATGTATCGGCAAGTACTCATGCATCAGGATGATGCAGCTTATCAAAAGATCCTGTGGCGTGAAAATATAAACGAACAAATAAAAACTTTTAGACTTGACACTGTTACGTATGGTACAGCATCAGCATCGTTCCTCGCGATACGCGCTCTGCAGCAATTAGTGCAAGATGAGGGAAGGCCTTATCCATTAGCATCTAAATCCATTGTCAATGACTTTTATGTAGACGATCTATTAACCGGAGCGTCTACCTATGAAGAAGCTGTCAAATTACGAGACGAATTGATAAAACTTACAAGCAAAGCTAAATTTCATTTAAGACAATGGGCCTCGAACGAGACGTCCTTACTTAAGGATTTAGTGGACAAATCTTTAAAGGACACACACGAAATAAATTCTAATTCAATTGTCAAGACGCTCGGTGTGCTTTGGAACTCATCTACCGACGTTATTACATATTCGACAAACATGAATACTAGCAACTCTCGTATTACAAAAAGAACAATTTTGTCAAGTACAGCGCAATTATTTGACCCACTAGGTTTATTAGGGCCTGTCATTGTTAAAGCCAAAATGATCATGCAGGATTTATGGAAGGCTAAACTAGATTGGGATGAATCTGTTCCACAACATATATACTCAGATTGGGAAGATTACAAACAGCAATTGTCGTGCCTATCACAATTTAAAATGCCACGAAAAATTATTGCAACAGCGGCATCGGAAATCCAACTTCACGGATTTTGCGATGCCAGCGAAAAGGCTTACGGTGCCTGCATATATATCCGTTCTCGACAAGCAGATGGTAGTACCACCGCCCGTTTAATAGCATCCAAATCGCGCGTGGCTCCCTTGAACTCAACTACAATTCCAAGATTAGAATTGTGCGCTGCAGTATTGTTATCAAAATTATACGTAAATGTAAAAAGGGCGCTCAGCATACAATTTAATTACACAAGGCTCTGGACGGATTCGACAATTGTCTTATGTTGGATCAATACATCGTCGAACACTTTAAAAACTTTCGTAGCCAATCGTGTGTCAAAGATACAAGCCGTTACACAATCGAATGACTGGCGACATGTACCTTCGCAACAAAATCCAGCAGATGCTATTTCGCGTGGTCAAAATCCAATAGAATTTCTAAACAATGAATTATGGATTCAAGGTCCTTCATGGTTACATCAATCAGAGGACGCATGGCCATTGTCACCAATGCCTTCAGCGAAGGTACCCGAATTACGGACAATTACTGCATTAACGATAAATTGCAATAACGAACTATTTCTTCGATTTTCGTCCTTTGTAATGCTAAAGCGAGTTATAGCTTATTGTTATAGATTTTATAATAATGCTTCCAAAAAGTACATTCGACATGGCAAGATTAATGTTGAAGAATTAAATCATGCACACGATCAAATAATAAAGACGTTACAGCACGAACATTTTAAGAGAGAAATAGATGCGTTGAACTCGGGCAAGACACTTGACAAACGCAGCAAAATTCTTAATTTAAATCCTTTTTTGGATGAGCAAGGGATTCTTCGTGTAGGCGGAAGATTGCATCATTCGCTTTTAGATTACAATCAAAAACATCCGATTTTGCTACCGCGAACACACCATGTTACCAAATTAATCATTCGCGAGCatcatattaaaaattatcaTAGCGGTGTGCAATCCACATTAAATGTAGTCCGACAAAGGTATTGGATCATCGATGGAAAAAATTTTACACGTCATATAATCCGGAAGTGTATTAGATGTCAGAGGGCTCGCCCTTCGGACATGAACTATATTATGGGAAAtttgccaaaaaatcgcgtACAACAAAGCAGGCCATTTGAAATTTCGGGTGTAGATTATTGTGGACCCTTATTTGTCaaggaaaagaaatttcgaaatcgcGGAAAGATAAAGGTATATGTTTGCGTATTCGTATGCTTTGCAACAAAGGCAGCACACATGGAATTGGTCAGTGATCTGACCACGGAATCGTTTATAGGCTGTCTGAAACGTTTTTTCTCTCGACGTGGTAAATCACGTCATATTTATTCTGACAATGCTACTAATTTTGTGGGCGCGAACAATGAGTTAAAGAATCTtcttgatttcttaaaaaatgaaacatttgttCATAGGGTGACACAATATTTGACAAACGAAGGTGTCACGTGGCATTTTTCCCCCCCGCGATCACCCCACTTCGGTGGCCTGTGGGAAGCCTTAGTCAAGTCCTTTAAGCATCATTTGATTCGAACTGTTGGTGATCAATTGTTCACATATGAACAATTAAAtacctatataattgaaattgagGCGATATTAAATTCCCGACCGCTAACTCCTATGTCTTCAGATCCAAACGACACATCTGCCCTCACCCCTGCACACTTCCTAATAGGTGATTCGCTAAAGAGCATACCTGAGCATGATTTACAGCATGTATCCTCTAATAAGTTGTCAACATGGCAACACATCCAAAGGGTGAAGCAGCATTTTTGGGCGAGATGGCATAAGGAATATGTAAACCAACTCAGTATACGTAGCAAATGGCGAACATCATCATCGCAGCAGCCAAGGATTGGGGACCTTGTAATCTTGAAGGAAGACAACGTTCCACCAATGCAATGGCACTTGGGACGTATTATCGAACTCCATCCCGGTGATGATAACGTTATACGAGTTGTGACCGTAAAAACTGTGAGCGGAACATACAAACGTAGTGTTAAGCGA